One region of Populus trichocarpa isolate Nisqually-1 chromosome 4, P.trichocarpa_v4.1, whole genome shotgun sequence genomic DNA includes:
- the LOC18098171 gene encoding expansin-A20, giving the protein MIDQSYPSSRACCTSLHFGLRSPKEPICQNFTVSSKGWPSNQQSYLHFSKEIRVISRRKGWSFSSLKTIISQRREEREKTRRKESHQVQIRILIVVAYQMGALKAMLLYLIIHQTWKITADDEEWKSATATYVKETNGSIVVEGACGYADLHKATYGKYSAGLSSMLFNRGSTCGACFEVRCVDHILWCLQGSPSVILTATDFCPPNYGLSADYGGWCNFPKEHFDMSEAAFTEIAEKKADIVPVQHRRVKCERRGGLRFTVSGNFHFYQVLISNVGLDGEVIAVKVKGSKTAWIPMARNWGQNWQSNVNLIGQPLSFEVTTSSRKTLTSYNVAPANWQFGQTFEGKQF; this is encoded by the exons ATGATAGACCAAAGCTACCCTTCCTCTCGGGCTTGCTGCACGTCCCTACATTTTGGACTACGGTCTCCCAAAGAGCCTATTTGTCAAAATTTCACAGTTTCGTCTAAGGGGTGGCCATCTAACCAACAAAGCTATCTTCATTTCAGCAAGGAGATTCGGGTCATTTCCCGAAGAAAAGGGTGGTCTTTCTCTTCACTCAAGACCATAATTTcacagagaagagaagaaagggaaaaaacaagaagaaaagaatctcATCAAGTACAAATCAGAATTCTCATAGTCGTTGCTTATCAAATGGGTGCTCTTAAAGCCATGCTTCTCTACTTGATTATACACCAGACATGGAAGATCACCGCTGATGATGAGGAATGGAAGTCTGCCACTGCAACATACGTTAAGGAAACAAATGGATCGATCGTTGTAG AAGGTGCTTGTGGGTATGCGGACCTTCACAAGGCCACCTATGGAAAGTACAGTGCTGGACTAAGTAGCATGCTGTTCAACAGAGGGAGTACCTGTGGGGCTTGCTTCGAGGTCAGATGTGTCGACCACATCTTATGGTGCCTGCAGGGTAGCCCCTCGGTCATTCTCACTGCAACAGATTTCTGTCCTCCAAATTACGGGCTTTCGGCGGATTATGGTGGCTGGTGTAATTTCCCGAAAGAACACTTCGACATGTCAGAGGCAGCATTTACTGAAATCGCAGAGAAAAAAGCCGATATTGTGCCAGTTCAACACAGAAG GGTGAAGTGTGAAAGAAGGGGTGGGCTGAGATTCACAGTGAGTGGAAATTTTCACTTCTATCAAGTCCTGATCTCCAATGTGGGGTTGGATGGTGAGGTGATTGCTGTGAAAGTGAAGGGTTCGAAAACAGCATGGATACCTATGGCAAGAAACTGGGGACAAAACTGGCAATCTAATGTCAACCTTATTGGACAGCCTCTATCTTTCGAGGTTACAACCAGCAGCAGAAAAACACTCACATCTTACAATGTTGCACCAGCAAACTGGCAATTCGGTCAGACATTTGAAGGCAAACAATTCTAG